Within the Streptomyces sp. NBC_00353 genome, the region TCGGCCGACCGGTTCGAGCGCGCGGAGGCGGCCGGCCACGGCGGTGAGGACATGATCGCCACCTACTACGCGGGCCGTCCGGCGGAGAAGGCCGACGACTGACCGTCGACGACCGCGGCGGGAGCCGGGGCCACGCGCTCCGTGGCCCCGCCGAACGCGAGGAACGTGGTGCGTGAGGCGAGCAGCCAGACCCCGTCGACCTTGCGGAACGTGTCCTCGTAGTGTCCGATGTTGGCGGGCAGCCTGGGCAACGGCAGGCTGTCGCTCGTCCCGTCGATCCGATAGGTCGCGAAGTACGTCGTCGACGACGCGGTCGTCGCCGAGTCCACCGTGACGAGGATGTTCGTACACATCCGCCGTGACAGCCGGTCTGCCGGCCGGCCGCCGAAGTAGTCACGCAGCGCCTCGCGCCCCACGATGCGGCGCTCGCCGCCGGGCCATTCCCATGTGCCGTCGGCGGTGAACAGCTCGGCGACCGTCCCCGGTTCTCCGAGGTCGAGCCGGCGGACGAACTCGATGACGAGACGTTCGCAGGCCCGCTCGGCGAGCAGTAGTTCCAACTGGTCAAGGGACGTACGGGAGTTGTTCGACATCCCGAAGTCGTATCAGTCCGGGTCGCGGCCGTGCCAGAGCATTTCTGCCGGCCGCCCCGCCCGTCAGACGACGTGTACCCCGTGCCGTACGACCGCGTCGAAGAGATAGCCCTGTGTGTTGTGGACCGCGACGTCCGGCTGCGTACGGCCCGTCCGGTCCGTCGCCCGCGCCAGCAGGACCGCCGGACCGCGCTCCTTCGGCAGCCAGTCGGCCGACCAGCGGACCCAGCTCCCACTGCGCGGCTCGTCGCGCAGCCGGGCGCGCCGCCATCGGGCGCCGCCGTCGGTGCTGACCTCGACGGTACGCACCGGGGCCCCGCCCGACCAGGAACGTCCGGTGAGCACCTGGCGCCGATGCACGGGAACCGACACGCCGGGTGCCAGTTCGAATGCGCTCTTCAGCGTCTGCCGGGTCAGCGGCGCGCTGCCCTCCGGCGGGTACGCGGGGCCGAACAGCCGGTAGAGACCGGTGTTCCACGGGGAGAGCAGGGGTTCTGCACTCACCTCGATGTCGCCGACCCACTTGATGTTCGCGATACCGACCCAGGACGGCACGATCAGGCGCACCGGATACCCGTGGTCGGGCGGCAGAGGCTCGCCGTTCATCTCGTACGCGAGAACCACATCGTCCAGCGCTTTCGCGACGGGCAGCGGCCGCCGCACCCGTCCCAGGTTCGTCCCGTCGCTGACGACCTCGTTGTCGAGCCCGCGCGGCAACACGTCGACCGCGTTCCTGCCGATGCCCGCCCGCCGCAGTACATCTGCCAGCCGCACCCCGCGCCAGCGGGCCGTACCGATCGCGCCCAGGGTCCATGCGGTGCCGCTGACCTGCTGGTTCTGCTGCGTCGAGTAGAAGCTGCGGGCGTTCCCCGCGCATTCGACGAACGCGGTGCGGGTGACGGACGGCAGGGCGCGCAGCTGGTCGTACGTGAAGTCCACGGCCGGGCCCGTCAGTCCGCTGCCCCATACGGTGAGCCGCCAGCCGGCTGCGTCGATCCTTGGTGTGACGGTGTGGTTGCGTACGAAGAAACGGTCGGCCGGAGTGAGCAGGCCGGTGGATCGCAGCGCCGCGAAGTTGGTCTCGGCATTGGTGCCGCGCACGGTGAAGAGCTCGGGTGGCAGCGGCTTCACGATGCCGGGGGCGGGTGAGTCGGCCGCACGGGCGGGAGCTGCTGCCACAAGACCGGTCACCGATGCGGCGGCTACGAACCTCAGCAGATCACGGCGCTCGATCCCGGCGGACCGGGCGACCCCGCGCGACCACTGGCCCAGTCGCATCCGGTCGTACGCGGCCTCGGACGGCGGAACGGATCTCATGAACACTCCAGGGTGGGGAGACAACAACTGGGATGGCACAGCGACGGGATGCAGCGGGGGCAGGATGTCGGACGGCCGGGATCTCAGGGCGACTCTCGGCCGTCGGTGGATCAGGTGAGCAACTCCCTCACCAGAGCGCCCACCTGGCCCGTCTCGATCAGGAAGCCGTCGTGTCCGTAGGGCGACTCCATGGTTCTGAGCCGGTCCGCGCCGGGCAGGAGCGCCGCCAACTCCGCCTGCTGCGCGAGCGGGTAGAGGCGGTCGGAGTCGACGCCTGCGACCAGGGCGGGCATCCGGGCACGGCGCAGCGCCTGCGCGATACCACCGCGGCCCCGGCCGACATCGTGCCCGTTCATTGCCGCCGTGAGTGTGACGTAACTGCCCGCGTCGAAGCGTTGCACCAGCTTGGCCGCGTGATGGTCGAGATATGACTCCACCTGGTAGCGCCCGCCCCGTCGCGGGTCCTCGCCGGTCTGGGCCTGCCTGCCGAACCGGGCACCGAGCTCCGGCTCGCTGCGGTAGGTGACATGGGCGATCCGCCGGGCCAGTCCGAGGCCATGGTGCGGACCGCTGCCCGGCGACGCCGCGTGGTAATTACCGCCTCGCCACCCGGGGTCGGTGCGGATCGCGGAGATCTGTACGGCCCCCCAGGCGATCTGTTCCGCCGACGCGGCCGCCGGAGCGGCCAGCACCAGCAACGATCCGGTGCGATCCGGCCGGCTCGCCGCCCATTCGAGCGCCCGCATTCCGCCCATCGATCCGCCGATCACCGCCGCCCACCGTCCGATACCGAGCTCGTCGGCCAACTCGGCCTCGACCATGACCTGATCACGGACCGTCAGATCGGGGAAGGCGCCGCCCCAGTGAGCGCCGCCCGGACGCCGTGACGACGGGCCGGTGCTGCCCTGACAGCCACCCAGAACATTCGGGGCGACGACGAACCAGCGGTCGGTGTCCAGCGCTCTTCCCGGACCGATCAGCGCATCCCACCAGCCCGCTGTCGGATGTCCGGGTCCGGCAGGTCCGGCCACATGGCTGTCACCGGTCAGCGCATGCAGCACCAGTACCGCGTTGGCGCCGTCCGTAGCCAGACTCCCCCAGGTCTCGTACGCCAGTCGCACACCCGGCAGCGAGCTGCCGGACTCCAGCGCCGCCGGCCGTCGCAGCGTCACCCAGCTGCGGCGGCCCGGCGGATCCCCCTCCTGCCAGCCTCCGGTGGCCGGCGGGAGGGGGTGTGCGAGGGGCGAAGTGACCATCCTGTTCAGGACGCCGCCTTCGCGGCGCGGAACCCCGCCTCCAGATCGGCCTTGAGGTCGTCCACGTTCTCCAGGCCCACCGAGAGTCGCACCAGCCCGGCGGTCGCGCCGGTGGCC harbors:
- a CDS encoding nuclear transport factor 2 family protein: MSNNSRTSLDQLELLLAERACERLVIEFVRRLDLGEPGTVAELFTADGTWEWPGGERRIVGREALRDYFGGRPADRLSRRMCTNILVTVDSATTASSTTYFATYRIDGTSDSLPLPRLPANIGHYEDTFRKVDGVWLLASRTTFLAFGGATERVAPAPAAVVDGQSSAFSAGRPA
- a CDS encoding sulfite oxidase — translated: MRSVPPSEAAYDRMRLGQWSRGVARSAGIERRDLLRFVAAASVTGLVAAAPARAADSPAPGIVKPLPPELFTVRGTNAETNFAALRSTGLLTPADRFFVRNHTVTPRIDAAGWRLTVWGSGLTGPAVDFTYDQLRALPSVTRTAFVECAGNARSFYSTQQNQQVSGTAWTLGAIGTARWRGVRLADVLRRAGIGRNAVDVLPRGLDNEVVSDGTNLGRVRRPLPVAKALDDVVLAYEMNGEPLPPDHGYPVRLIVPSWVGIANIKWVGDIEVSAEPLLSPWNTGLYRLFGPAYPPEGSAPLTRQTLKSAFELAPGVSVPVHRRQVLTGRSWSGGAPVRTVEVSTDGGARWRRARLRDEPRSGSWVRWSADWLPKERGPAVLLARATDRTGRTQPDVAVHNTQGYLFDAVVRHGVHVV
- the metX gene encoding homoserine O-acetyltransferase MetX: MVTSPLAHPLPPATGGWQEGDPPGRRSWVTLRRPAALESGSSLPGVRLAYETWGSLATDGANAVLVLHALTGDSHVAGPAGPGHPTAGWWDALIGPGRALDTDRWFVVAPNVLGGCQGSTGPSSRRPGGAHWGGAFPDLTVRDQVMVEAELADELGIGRWAAVIGGSMGGMRALEWAASRPDRTGSLLVLAAPAAASAEQIAWGAVQISAIRTDPGWRGGNYHAASPGSGPHHGLGLARRIAHVTYRSEPELGARFGRQAQTGEDPRRGGRYQVESYLDHHAAKLVQRFDAGSYVTLTAAMNGHDVGRGRGGIAQALRRARMPALVAGVDSDRLYPLAQQAELAALLPGADRLRTMESPYGHDGFLIETGQVGALVRELLT